From a region of the Hippopotamus amphibius kiboko isolate mHipAmp2 chromosome 3, mHipAmp2.hap2, whole genome shotgun sequence genome:
- the OCIAD2 gene encoding OCIA domain-containing protein 2 isoform X1, with protein MASVSTHENQDKGPHLPPPSKQSLLFCPKSKLHIHRSEISKIIRECQEESFWKRALPFSLGSMLVTQGLVHHGYLAANPRFGSLPKVALAGILGFGLGKASYIRVCQSKFHSFEGQLRGAGFGPGHNRHCLLTCEECKTKHGLSNEGSSQPSTS; from the exons ATGGCTTCAGTGTCTACGCATGAAAACCAAGATAAAGGTCCCCATTTGCCGCCACCAAGCAAGCAG AGTCTGTTGTTTTGTCCAAAATCAAAACTGCACATCCACAGATCAGAGATTTCAAAGATTATTCGGGAATGTCAAGAAGAAAGTTTCTGGAAGAGAG ctctgcctttttctcttggAAGCATGCTTGTCACGCAAGGACTGGTCCACCATG GTTATTTAGCAGCTAATCCAAGATTTGGATCATTGCCTAAAGTTGCAC TTGCTGGTATCTTGGGATTTGGCCTTGGAAAGGCATCGTACATAAGAGTATGCCAGAGTAAATTCCATTCCTTTGAAGGTCAGCTGCGTGGGGCTGGTTTTGGTCCAGGGCATAACAG gCACTGCCTGCTTACCTGTGAGGAATGCAAAACAAAGCATGGATTAAGTAATGAGGGAAGCTCACAGCCTTCGACTTCCTAA
- the OCIAD2 gene encoding OCIA domain-containing protein 2 isoform X2 codes for MASVSTHENQDKGPHLPPPSKQSLLFCPKSKLHIHRSEISKIIRECQEESFWKRALPFSLGSMLVTQGLVHHVAGILGFGLGKASYIRVCQSKFHSFEGQLRGAGFGPGHNRHCLLTCEECKTKHGLSNEGSSQPSTS; via the exons ATGGCTTCAGTGTCTACGCATGAAAACCAAGATAAAGGTCCCCATTTGCCGCCACCAAGCAAGCAG AGTCTGTTGTTTTGTCCAAAATCAAAACTGCACATCCACAGATCAGAGATTTCAAAGATTATTCGGGAATGTCAAGAAGAAAGTTTCTGGAAGAGAG ctctgcctttttctcttggAAGCATGCTTGTCACGCAAGGACTGGTCCACCATG TTGCTGGTATCTTGGGATTTGGCCTTGGAAAGGCATCGTACATAAGAGTATGCCAGAGTAAATTCCATTCCTTTGAAGGTCAGCTGCGTGGGGCTGGTTTTGGTCCAGGGCATAACAG gCACTGCCTGCTTACCTGTGAGGAATGCAAAACAAAGCATGGATTAAGTAATGAGGGAAGCTCACAGCCTTCGACTTCCTAA